Proteins from a single region of Malaclemys terrapin pileata isolate rMalTer1 chromosome 25, rMalTer1.hap1, whole genome shotgun sequence:
- the LOC128829284 gene encoding myb/SANT-like DNA-binding domain-containing protein 2 — protein MQSDNRKRAPAWTVREVLNLIAIWGEDSVLAELRSKRRNAKTFEKISKGMMERGHNRDSDQCRMKVKELRQAYQKTKEANGRSGSEPRTCRFYAELHAILGGAATTTPPVTVDSGSGIVSSATPEDSADGEEEEDELAESTQHSILPNSQDLFLSLTEVPSQPSQASIQDHDPMEGTSESAFHG, from the coding sequence atgcagtctgataatcgaaaaagagcaccagcatggaccgtacgggaggtactgaatctgatcgctatatggggagaggattcagtgctagcagaacttcgttctaaaagacgaaatgccaaaacttttgaaaaaatctccaagggcatgatggagagaggtcacaatagggactcagatcagtgccgcatgaaagtcaaggagctcagacaagcctatcaaaaaacaaaggaggcaaacggtcgctccgggtcagagccgcggacatgccgcttctacgccgagctgcatgcaattctagggggggccgcaaccactaccccacctgtgaccgtggattccgggtcagggatagtctcatcagctacacctgaggattctgcggatggggaagaggaggaggacgagcttgcagagagcacccagcactccattctccccaacagccaggatctttttctcagcctgactgaagtaccctcccaaccctcccaagccagtatccaagaccatgaccccatggaagggacctcag